A part of Eschrichtius robustus isolate mEscRob2 chromosome 20, mEscRob2.pri, whole genome shotgun sequence genomic DNA contains:
- the CDK5R1 gene encoding cyclin-dependent kinase 5 activator 1: MGTVLSLSPSYRKATLFEDGAATVGHYTAVQNSKNAKDKNLKRHSIISVLPWKRIVAVSAKKKNSKKVQPNSSYQNNITHLNNENLKKSLSCANLSTFAQPPPAQPPAPPASQLSGSQTGVSSSVKKAPHPAVTSAGTPKRVIVQASTSELLRCLGEFLCRRCYRLKHLSPTDPVLWLRSVDRSLLLQGWQDQGFITPANVVFLYMLCRDVISSEVGSDHELQAVLLTCLYLSYSYMGNEISYPLKPFLVESCKEAFWDRCLSVINLMSSKMLQINADPHYFTQVFSDLKNESGQEDKKRLLLGLDR; encoded by the coding sequence ATGGGCACGGTGCTGTCCCTGTCCCCCAGCTACCGGAAGGCCACGCTGTTTGAGGATGGCGCGGCCACGGTGGGCCACTACACGGCCGTGCAGAACAGCAAGAACGCCAAGGACAAGAACCTGAAGCGGCACTCTATCATCTCCGTGCTGCCTTGGAAGAGGATCGTGGCCGTGTCGGCCAAGAAGAAGAACTCCAAGAAGGTGCAGCCCAACAGCAGCTACCAGAACAACATCACGCACCTCAACAATGAGAACCTGAAGAAGTCGCTGTCGTGCGCCAACCTGTCCACGTTCGCCCAGCCCCCACCGGCGCAGCCGCCCGCACCCCCTGCCAGCCAGCTCTCGGGCTCCCAGACGGGGGTCTCCTCCTCCGTCAAGAAGGCCCCGCATCCTGCCGTCACCTCCGCAGGGACGCCCAAACGGGTCATCGTCCAGGCGTCCACCAGCGAGCTGCTGCGCTGCCTGGGTGAGTTTCTCTGTCGCCGGTGCTACCGCCTGAAGCACCTGTCCCCCACGGACCCTGTGCTCTGGCTGCGCAGCGTGGACCGCTCGCTGCTCCTGCAGGGCTGGCAGGACCAGGGCTTCATCACGCCCGCCAACGTGGTCTTCCTTTACATGCTCTGCCGGGATGTCATCTCCTCCGAGGTGGGCTCCGACCACGAGCTCCAGGCCGTCCTGCTGACCTGCCTGTACCTCTCCTACTCCTACATGGGCAATGAGATCTCCTACCCGCTCAAGCCCTTCCTGGTGGAGAGCTGCAAGGAGGCCTTTTGGGACCGCTGCCTCTCCGTCATCAACCTCATGAGCTCCAAGATGCTGCAGATCAACGCCGACCCCCACTACTTCACACAAGTGTTCTCCGACCTGAAGAACGAGAGTGGCCAGGAGGACAAGAAGCGGCTCCTCCTAGGGCTGGACCGGTGA